CATGGCAACTCTTCTGAAGATAATTCTCCCATTCTTCCACCGCTAAAATGGCTCTCACCTATATGAATAAGCCCTCTCATAAATGTTCCTGTTGCTATTATAACTGCTTTAGAAGAATATTCCACTCCTTCTTTTGTCTTAACACCTGTTACCTTTCCATCTTTCACTATAAGATCTGTTACTATTCCTTGTATAGTTTCCAAATTTTCTGTATTTTCAAGTGTCTTTTTCATTTCAATTGTATATCTAGGTTTATCTGCTTGAGCTCTCAAAGATCTTACAGCTGGACCCTTTTTAGTGTTTAATACTCTTATTTGTATGAATGTTTTGTCTATATTTCTTCCTATTTCTCCACCTAAAGCATCAATTTCTTTTATCAAATGTGATTTAGCAGGTCCTCCTAAAGATGGATTACATGACATGTACCCTATTCTATCTAAACTTATAGTAAAAATTGCTGTTTTTAAGCCCATTCTAGCTGGAGCTAAAGCTGCTTCACATCCCGCATGACCAGCACCTATTACTATAACATCAAAATCTAACATTTTTTCCTCCTAATCTTCTTTAAATTCTTTTTTTATTAATCCGTTTAATTTATTTGCTGTTTTTGAATCTGTTACTACAATCAATATATCATCTTTTTCTAATTTAGTATTAGCTGTGGGATTAGGAATTAATTTACCTGTTATCTTTTTTATTCCAACTATATTCACATTATAATTTTTTCTAATATTAGCTTCTAAGATAGTTTTTTCCCAAAATACTGAAGGTGCCTTTATTTCTGCTAATAAAAAATCTTGAGAAAATCTTAAATGTTCTATCATATTAGGCTCCATTGCTATAAGAGCTGTTCTTTTCCCCATATATTCTTCAGGATATATTACTTGATCTGCCCCAACTTTCTCTAAAAGTTTTCTATGTTTTTTGCTTGATGCTTTAGCAATTAATTTTTTAACCCCTAATTCTTTTAAATTAAGCGTTATCATTATACTCGGTTCAATTGCTCCAACACAAACAAAAACTATATCAAAATTTTTAACTCCTATTTTTTTTAATTGTATCTCATCTGTAGCATCTAAAATAACTGCATTTTCAGCATAATTAGAATTCACTATTTCTTGAACTTCAGTTTCTTTAGAATCTATTCCTAAAACTTCTTCTCCTGCTTCGTATAAAGTTTTTAAAACACTACTCCCAAAACTTCCCAACCCTATTACTAAATATTGCTTCATTTATTCCTCCCAATTATATTCTATCCTACAATAATATTTTCTTTTGGGAAACTTATTTTTTCAATTTTATTAGTTCCACCAAAAGCAATTGCAAATGTCATAGGACCTAATCTTCCTATAAACATAGTTATAATTATTAATAATCTAGATACTGTCCCTAAATCTGATGTTACTCCTAAAGTCAGCCCCACAGTTCCAAAAGCTGAAACTACTTCAAAAATTGCTTGATTAAATGTTATATTTTCTATAGATAAAATTATTAAAGTTATTGTTAAAATATACGCTATTGCTAAAACTAAAATAGTTATAGCTCTGTTTAATATCTCCCATCCTATTCTTCTATTAAATATAGAAATCTTTTCTTTTTTTCTAATTACTCCTATAACATAAAAAATTATTACTCCCATTGTTGTCGTTTTAATTCCTCCACCAGTCGATCCTGGAGAAGCTCCTACAAACATCAACATACAAAACATTAATATAGAAGATTCTGTTAAATTTCCAATTGGTACAGTATTAAATCCTGCTGTCCTAGTAGTTACGCTTTGAAAAAAAGAAGCTAATATTTTTTGACCTAAAGGCATATTTCCAATTGTTCCGTTATTTCTATACTCAAAAACAAAGAAAAAAAACATACCTATAACAGTTAAAATAGTTGTAATTGTTACTGCAACTTTAGAAGTTAAATCTAATTTATTCCTTTTGTATCTTACAGAATATACTATAGAATTTATTACTGCAAATCCAATTCCACCTATAATTATTAAATAAGCCACTGTCATATTTATTAAAAAATCTGAAGAGTAACCTTCTAATCCATTAGTAAACAAACTAAAACCTGCATTACAAAAAGCTGAAATACTATGAAATATTCCAAAATAAACAGCTGTTTTCAAAGGCATTTCTTTTAAAAATCCAATTGTCAAAAATATTGCTCCAATAATTTCTATTGAAAAAACAGTTAGAATAACTTTCCTTAAAAAACCAATAATTCCGCCATTATCTTCTACATTTCTCTCTTCTTTTAATAATTCTCTTTCCTCATAAGTTATCTTTTTTCCTATAAGCATAAAAATAAATGAAGAAAAAGTCATTATTCCTAGCCCTCCAAGTTGGATAAATATAAGTAAAACCATTTGTCCAAAATTAGTTAATTCTTTACTTACATCTATAACAGATAAACCTGTCACACAAATTGCTGAAGCTATTGTAAATAGAGCTGTTATAAAACCTAGCCCCTGGCTACTTGTTGTTGCCACTGGTAACATTAAAATTAATGTTCCAACAATTATAGCTATCATAAATCCCATTATTAATTTTTGAGAAAGAGAAAATTTTATAAAAAAATTAAATTTTTTCATTTTTTCCTCCAATATTATTTCTTTTATTACTCTTACTATTTTACTTTATTTTACACTAGCTTTCAAGTTTTTTAATCTTTAAATAAAAATACCGCTAACAATTTATGTCAGCGGTAAAAATAACTTTTATACTACTATTTTCTAATTCCTAATTGAGCAATTAAACTTCTATATTCATTGATATCTTTTGAAGCTAAGTAGTTTAATAATCTTTTTCTGTGTCCTACCTTTTTAAGTAATCCTAATCTTGAATGGTAATCTTTTTTGTGAACTTTTAAATGCTCTGTTAAATGTTTGATTTCCTCTGTTAATATAGCTACTTGTACTCTAGTAGAACCAGTATCTTTTTCATTTTTTCCAAATTCTTTAGTTATTTCTAATTTTGATCTCATTTAGCCTTCCTCCTAATTTTATTATTTAACCCACGAAATAGGAGGCCAATCCCACATCCTAGGATAAATTCATATAATTGTAACATACATCATTTAATTTGTAAAGATTTATTCTTCTTCTTTTTCTGTTTCTTCTTTTTCTTCTACTTCTTCTTGTTTAATTTCCTTTTCTTTAACTAATAGTAAAGGAGGTAATTCTTCCCCTCTCATAAGAGCTTCAAACTCAGTTCTCATAACTGTTTCTCTTTCACATAACGCATGAGCTAAGGCATCCAATTTTTCTCTATTATCTACTAAAGCTTGTACTGTCTCTGCATAAGTTTCTTTTACAAGTCTTATAATTTCTTCATCAACTTCTTTACCCGTTACATCACTATAATACTTTTGTTGGAACATATCCCCTTCATTTGTTCCATCTAATAAAATTGGTCCAAATTTTTCGTTCATACCATATCTTGTTACTATTCCCTGAGCTATACTAGTAGCAACTTTAATATCTTGGCTTGCTCCTGTATTTACTTCTCCAGATACTAATTCATCTGCAGCTCTTCCCCCATAACACATTTTCATTTTATTAATAAACCATTTTTTAGAATAATAATATCTGTCCTCATTAGGTAGTGCCATTGTATATCCACCTGCCATACCTCTAGGTATTATTGTTACTTTATGAACAGGATCTGTATCATTCATATATAAATAATTTATCACTGCATGTCCAGCTTCATGATAAGCTGTTTTTAGTTTTTCTTTTTCAGAAACTACTTTTGATCTTTTTTCTGAACCCATTTCAACTTTTTCAGAAGCCTCTTCCAAGTCAGCCATATTTATTTCTTCTCTACCTTGTCTTGCTGCTAAAATTGCTGCTTCATTTAATATATTTGCAAGATCTGCTCCTACTAAACCTACTGTTTTTCTCGCTAACGTTTGAAAGTCTACATCATCTGCAAATTTTTTATTTTTAGCATGTACTTCTAAAATCGCTTTTCTTCCTTTTATATCCGGAGCGTCTACAACAACCTGTCTATCAAATCTTCCTGGTCTTCTTAGAGCTCTGTCCAAAACATCTGGTCTATTTGTTGCTGCCAAAACTATAATAGTTTCTCCAGTTCCAAACCCATCCATTTCAACTAAAAGTTGATTTAAAGTTTGTTCTCTTTCATCATTTCCTCCGCCTTGACCAGAACCTCTTTTTCTTCCAACAGCATCTATCTCATCAATAAATACTATACATGGAGCTGATTTTCTAGCTTTAGCAAATAAATCTCTTACTCTTGATGCTCCAACACCAACAAACATTTCTACAAATTCTGATCCTGACATACTAAAGAATGGAACTTTAGCTTCTCCTGCTACTGCTTTAGCAAGTAAAGTTTTTCCTGTACCTGGATTTCCTAATAATAATACTCCTTTTGGAATTTTAGCACCTAAATTTTTAAATTTCTCAGGTTCTTTTAAAAATTCTACAACTTCTTGAAGTTCTTGCTTAGCTTCATCAATTCCTGCAACATCTGCAAAAGTTACATCAGATATTTCTTCTCCATTTTCTTTTGCTTTTGATTTTCCCATATTAAATATTTGAGGTCCTCCGCCTCCCTTGTTCATCTTATTTAGCATGAAGAACCAAACTCCTATAAGAAGTAACATAGGGAACCACGAAGCAAGTAAATTTAATATAAATGGTAATTCTTCAGGTGGTGTTGATTTTATTACAACACTACTATTCTCTAATGTTTTAACTAAATTAGCATCTTGTCCTAATCTATTTGTTATCATTCTAGTTTTATAAACTTTTAATTCTTCTCCCTCTCCAATTCTTCCATAAACAAAACCATCTTTTTCTTCAACTGATTTTATCTCTTGATTTTTTGAAAGATCAATAAATTCACTATATGATACATTTTTGGCAGGTGTTTTCTCCATATCTGACATCATGTTTGGTAAAGAAAGTAACACTGTTATAATAAAAATTAACATTATCAATCCTTTAAAACTTAACTTGCTTTTTTTCATATTTAATTTTGAATTCATTCCTGAATAAAGTTTATCTTTTAATTCGTTCTTTCTTTCTTCTAACTGTTTTTCAATTTCTTTTTCTTTCTTAGGATCCTTCTTTTTTTCTTCTTTTTCAGAATCTTCTGATTCTTTTTCAGTATTTTCTTCTAAATTAGCTTCTTTTAATTCTTCGTCACCTTTAGAACTTTCTTTTTCCTCTATAGTATCATCTTTAACTTCATTTTCAATTTCCAATTTTTCTTTATTCTTCTCCTCAGAAATCGAACTTTTAAGATTTTTATCTTTATCTTCTAGCATTCTTTCCTCCTTACATTTAGCACAACTGTTCCCTTTTTATCTCTTGAGATAAATTTTTCACTCTTTTTTATATTCCCTATACATACTATTTCATCTTTACATAAAATTATAGGCAAACTTTCTCTTTTAGATTTAGGTACTTTTGAATTTATCATTATATCTTTAACCTTTTTTGGATTTTCTAATCCTTTTAACTTAATCCTATCACCAGGTTTTCTAATTCTAATTAAAAGATCTTCTCCTTCTTTTAAAGTTGTTAAAAAATCAGTCTCATTTAATTTTATTTTATTTTCTATGTTAAAAGTCGATATAATATAATCTCCAAAAATTACCTCACCAGGAATTTTAAGTGTAGTAGTTTCTAATTCTTTTTCTTTTATTTTGTTCTGTACTATTGTTATTCTATCATACTCTTTTAATAGAGTATAGTCTTTATCCAATTTTATTTTTTTACTTCCCGTAGTTTTCAATAATTTAAATATATTTTCTATTTTGCTTCTTGAAGTTTGGATATTATTTAAATTTAAAAATTTATTTATAACTTTCTTTTGAATGTAAGGATTTTCATTGAAAATCTTTTGCCAATTTAATTTGTTCACATCAATATAATCATTATAATCAATTTCAATTGTACTATTAATTTCTTTTATTTCTTTCATTAAATTAAAAATTTTATCTTTAAATTTAGGATTATACCTTTTTTCTATAAAAGGTATTAAATCTAATCTTATAGAGTTTCTTGTATATTCATTTTCAAAATTAGTATGATCCAGCATATATTCTATACTATTTTGATCCAAATATTCTAAAATATCCTTTTTATATATTTCATTCATAGGCCTTATAAATTTATCTCTAACTTCTGCTATCCCCTCTAACCCTTCTAGAGAAGAACCTCTCATCATTCTAAATAAAAAAGTTTCTACTTGATCGTCTAAATTATGAGCTAAAGCCACTTTATTTCCATTTATTTTTTCTAAAACCTCATCAAAAAATGAATATCTGATTTCTCTACCAGCTTCTTCTAATGTTATTTTCTTTTCTTTAGATAGATTTTCCATACTTTTTTTTCTTACAAATACTGGAATATTATTCTTTTCTCCTATTTTTTTCACATGATTCTCATCCCTTAATGCAAACTCTCCTCTATATAAATGATTTATATGAGCTAAAGCTAATGTTAAGTTGTATTTGCTTCTAATTTTTAAAAAAACTTCTAATAAAAAAATAGAATCTGGTCCTCCTGAACACCCTAAAACTATCCTATCATTTTGCTTTACTAATTTTTCTATTTCTATTCTTCTTATAACTTTATCTATTACATTCATTATTAACTCCTAATTATACAATAAAATAAGTTGTTTTTTTCTTTTTATAATTAAATAAAATATCTATTTTATCCACTTTTAAAGTATCTATATCAAAATTAAATCTTTCTATTTCTGTTTTTTTATAAGCTTCTCTTGAAGTTTTAAAATCCATTTTTTCAACTTCGTTCTTATATTTTTCTTTGTTTTTATATGAGTTAAGCCACTCTGGATAATAACCAGGTTTTTTAATCATTAAATAATCAAATTTTAAATATTCCAAAAATTCATCTTTTTTAGGAAAATCTTTCATGTTATAAAAATCTACAAAATAATTAAATATTGCCACTTCTTTATGCGCTATATCTAAATATCCATTATTTTTATAATACCTTCCTATTTCTTCAAAAAATTTAAATGGACTTTTATAAAAATTAGATATTACAAACTCTAAAGATTTTAAAAACTTTTGAGAGTTATAATAATAATCAAGAACTTCTTCTAAGTCTTTTAATTTACAAACATCCTCATAAGATAAAAATTTGTTATATAAAAATTCATAAGGAGGATAATCTATATATTTATAACCATATTCCTCTACTTTAGTTTCCATTTCTGTTCCACTTAGAATTTTCAAAAAACCTAGTTGAATCATTTCACATTTTGTTTTATAAACATAATTAAAGGACTTCCCAAAAGTTTCATAATCCTCATAAGGAAGACCCGCTATTAGATCTAAATGTAAATGTATCGTCTTATTTATTTCTGTAACATTATGAAATAATTTTTGTAAATCATTTTTTCTATTTATTGATTTCATTGTATCATAATTTATTGTTTGAACTCCTATTTCAAATTGAAAAAATTCTCTAGGTACTTTTTTTAAAAATTCAAGAACCTCATCGTCAAAAATATTTGCATTTATTTCAAAATGAAAGACAATATCCTCTCTATAATTTTCAAGTAAAAATCTCCATATTTCTAAATATCTTTTTTTATTTAAATTAAAAGTTCTATCCACAAATTTAACTAATTTAGTCCCAATATCTATAAATTTTTTCAAATCTTTTTTAGTTCTTTCTAAAGAAAAGAATCTAACACTTTTATCTATTGAAGACATACAATAAGAACAATTAAAAGGACATCCTCTTGCAGATTCATAATAAACTATTTTATGTATATCTCCTAATTCTTCATCTGTATACGGAAAAGGAACTATATCTAAGTTATCTATTAGTCTTTGATAACCATTAAATTTTATTTTGTTATTTTCTCTATAATAAATTCCTAGTTGATTTTCATCTTTATTCAAATAAGATAAAATTGTTATTTCTCCCTCTCCTATCATTATTCCATCAATAAATTCATTACTTTCCATTATTTCTTTAGGAATATAGCTAACTTCTGGTCCCCCAAATAATATATTACTATCCTTTAATATTTTTTTTAATTCTTTTGCTATTTTTAAAACCATTTCAACATTCCAAATATAAACTGAAAAGAATATATTTTTTGGCTTTTTTTCAACTATATCTCTTATGATTTTATTTATATTATTGTTTATTGTATTTTCATATATATCTATTTCATAATTACTATTCTCTAGTACAAATTTCTTTAAATATCTAATTGCTAAATTTGTATGAACATATTTACTATTTATTCCAACCAAAATATTATCCAATATTATCACCTATTTCTTTTTATTTTTTCTCTGAAATTCTAAATGTTCCCCATATGTTTTACTAAAATAATGAGCTCCATCACCTTTAGCTACAAAAAATAAATAATTAGTTTTAGAAGGATTATAAGCTGCATCAATAGAAATTTTATCTGGATTTCCTATTGGTGCAGGAGGAAGTCCCTTATTAACATAAGTATTATAAGGTGACTCTACCTTTAAATCTTTGTAAAAAATCCTTTTTTTCTTATAATTAAACACATAATTAACTGTAGCATCTGAAGATAATGTCATTCCTTTTTTCAACCTATTATAAAAAACTGAAGCTATTAATTTTTTATCTTTTTCAACTTGAGCTTCTCTTTCTATTATAGAAGCTAATATTAACTTTTGATAAAATTCTTCTTTATCTGAATATTTTTCAGGAGGAAACTTTTTTAAAAATTCATCTAATATTGTTTTTATTATTTCTTTTTCGCTAACATGTTCTGGAAAATAGTAAGTATTTGGATAAAAATATCCTTCAAAATTATTTTTAGGAGTTATATAAGGAAAATCTATATTTTCCAATTCCTTAATGAACTTATTTTTATCTATTTTTTGCTCTTTTTCTAATTTTTCTATTATCTCATTAACAGTTAATCCTTCTTGAATTGTAAATTTGAAAATTTTATCTTTTCCTTTTTGTAACATTTCTACTATTTCTTTTATAGAGTAACTTCCATTTAGTTCATAGTATCCTGCTTTTATA
This genomic interval from Fusobacterium sp. JB019 contains the following:
- the rpsO gene encoding 30S ribosomal protein S15, whose translation is MRSKLEITKEFGKNEKDTGSTRVQVAILTEEIKHLTEHLKVHKKDYHSRLGLLKKVGHRKRLLNYLASKDINEYRSLIAQLGIRK
- a CDS encoding TrkA family potassium uptake protein, yielding MKQYLVIGLGSFGSSVLKTLYEAGEEVLGIDSKETEVQEIVNSNYAENAVILDATDEIQLKKIGVKNFDIVFVCVGAIEPSIMITLNLKELGVKKLIAKASSKKHRKLLEKVGADQVIYPEEYMGKRTALIAMEPNMIEHLRFSQDFLLAEIKAPSVFWEKTILEANIRKNYNVNIVGIKKITGKLIPNPTANTKLEKDDILIVVTDSKTANKLNGLIKKEFKED
- the mltG gene encoding endolytic transglycosylase MltG produces the protein MIGILNKLKRIISIFFIFIILGMAFITYQVERKIQYNQVLEIKKGDSVIKTIKKLKPSRVFYFKVYLKLCNNGKDIKAGYYELNGSYSIKEIVEMLQKGKDKIFKFTIQEGLTVNEIIEKLEKEQKIDKNKFIKELENIDFPYITPKNNFEGYFYPNTYYFPEHVSEKEIIKTILDEFLKKFPPEKYSDKEEFYQKLILASIIEREAQVEKDKKLIASVFYNRLKKGMTLSSDATVNYVFNYKKKRIFYKDLKVESPYNTYVNKGLPPAPIGNPDKISIDAAYNPSKTNYLFFVAKGDGAHYFSKTYGEHLEFQRKNKKK
- the tilS gene encoding tRNA lysidine(34) synthetase TilS — its product is MNVIDKVIRRIEIEKLVKQNDRIVLGCSGGPDSIFLLEVFLKIRSKYNLTLALAHINHLYRGEFALRDENHVKKIGEKNNIPVFVRKKSMENLSKEKKITLEEAGREIRYSFFDEVLEKINGNKVALAHNLDDQVETFLFRMMRGSSLEGLEGIAEVRDKFIRPMNEIYKKDILEYLDQNSIEYMLDHTNFENEYTRNSIRLDLIPFIEKRYNPKFKDKIFNLMKEIKEINSTIEIDYNDYIDVNKLNWQKIFNENPYIQKKVINKFLNLNNIQTSRSKIENIFKLLKTTGSKKIKLDKDYTLLKEYDRITIVQNKIKEKELETTTLKIPGEVIFGDYIISTFNIENKIKLNETDFLTTLKEGEDLLIRIRKPGDRIKLKGLENPKKVKDIMINSKVPKSKRESLPIILCKDEIVCIGNIKKSEKFISRDKKGTVVLNVRRKEC
- a CDS encoding TrkH family potassium uptake protein; translation: MKKFNFFIKFSLSQKLIMGFMIAIIVGTLILMLPVATTSSQGLGFITALFTIASAICVTGLSVIDVSKELTNFGQMVLLIFIQLGGLGIMTFSSFIFMLIGKKITYEERELLKEERNVEDNGGIIGFLRKVILTVFSIEIIGAIFLTIGFLKEMPLKTAVYFGIFHSISAFCNAGFSLFTNGLEGYSSDFLINMTVAYLIIIGGIGFAVINSIVYSVRYKRNKLDLTSKVAVTITTILTVIGMFFFFVFEYRNNGTIGNMPLGQKILASFFQSVTTRTAGFNTVPIGNLTESSILMFCMLMFVGASPGSTGGGIKTTTMGVIIFYVIGVIRKKEKISIFNRRIGWEILNRAITILVLAIAYILTITLIILSIENITFNQAIFEVVSAFGTVGLTLGVTSDLGTVSRLLIIITMFIGRLGPMTFAIAFGGTNKIEKISFPKENIIVG
- a CDS encoding B12-binding domain-containing radical SAM protein → MIILDNILVGINSKYVHTNLAIRYLKKFVLENSNYEIDIYENTINNNINKIIRDIVEKKPKNIFFSVYIWNVEMVLKIAKELKKILKDSNILFGGPEVSYIPKEIMESNEFIDGIMIGEGEITILSYLNKDENQLGIYYRENNKIKFNGYQRLIDNLDIVPFPYTDEELGDIHKIVYYESARGCPFNCSYCMSSIDKSVRFFSLERTKKDLKKFIDIGTKLVKFVDRTFNLNKKRYLEIWRFLLENYREDIVFHFEINANIFDDEVLEFLKKVPREFFQFEIGVQTINYDTMKSINRKNDLQKLFHNVTEINKTIHLHLDLIAGLPYEDYETFGKSFNYVYKTKCEMIQLGFLKILSGTEMETKVEEYGYKYIDYPPYEFLYNKFLSYEDVCKLKDLEEVLDYYYNSQKFLKSLEFVISNFYKSPFKFFEEIGRYYKNNGYLDIAHKEVAIFNYFVDFYNMKDFPKKDEFLEYLKFDYLMIKKPGYYPEWLNSYKNKEKYKNEVEKMDFKTSREAYKKTEIERFNFDIDTLKVDKIDILFNYKKKKTTYFIV
- the ftsH gene encoding ATP-dependent zinc metalloprotease FtsH, whose translation is MLEDKDKNLKSSISEEKNKEKLEIENEVKDDTIEEKESSKGDEELKEANLEENTEKESEDSEKEEKKKDPKKEKEIEKQLEERKNELKDKLYSGMNSKLNMKKSKLSFKGLIMLIFIITVLLSLPNMMSDMEKTPAKNVSYSEFIDLSKNQEIKSVEEKDGFVYGRIGEGEELKVYKTRMITNRLGQDANLVKTLENSSVVIKSTPPEELPFILNLLASWFPMLLLIGVWFFMLNKMNKGGGGPQIFNMGKSKAKENGEEISDVTFADVAGIDEAKQELQEVVEFLKEPEKFKNLGAKIPKGVLLLGNPGTGKTLLAKAVAGEAKVPFFSMSGSEFVEMFVGVGASRVRDLFAKARKSAPCIVFIDEIDAVGRKRGSGQGGGNDEREQTLNQLLVEMDGFGTGETIIVLAATNRPDVLDRALRRPGRFDRQVVVDAPDIKGRKAILEVHAKNKKFADDVDFQTLARKTVGLVGADLANILNEAAILAARQGREEINMADLEEASEKVEMGSEKRSKVVSEKEKLKTAYHEAGHAVINYLYMNDTDPVHKVTIIPRGMAGGYTMALPNEDRYYYSKKWFINKMKMCYGGRAADELVSGEVNTGASQDIKVATSIAQGIVTRYGMNEKFGPILLDGTNEGDMFQQKYYSDVTGKEVDEEIIRLVKETYAETVQALVDNREKLDALAHALCERETVMRTEFEALMRGEELPPLLLVKEKEIKQEEVEEKEETEKEEE